One region of Streptococcus parasanguinis genomic DNA includes:
- a CDS encoding DEAD/DEAH box helicase family protein, protein MLQELAFTGQWRHYQKRVLDKSDAFMADGHLHLVAAPGSGKTTLGIEFIRRFGQPTLILAPTVTIRQQWVDRIIQAFLSDESQAQQLISQDLKHPKLMTVATYQALHSAMNQVVGQSQAEDTDDQAEIETFDFKGFDIFTTFKAISLGTLCLDECHHLRNEWWKSLEAFRQAFPDLKMISLTATPPYEGDPALWDRYIRMCGEIDEEITVPELVKEDTLCPHQDYVYFAFPTKEEQEQLDAFSQQKNALLQQLTSDPLFCQYLQNCQALSGQISDDELLNEPQYLSATLIFLRSKGIDFPKRFQDLLGAKKLPAFTLDWLEILLQGLLFQVPHWYNLPEEYEKQVLHELKAASLIDRKQVKLVRNKKQDLLLNQSLGKLNAVREIFKAEYQALGSQLRQLILTDYIRQDFEVHLGDKDAQFTQLGVLSYFESIRRESLEQATPPAIAVLTGSIVIIPTVSKPRLEDLLGGNRLTYQSVGQLSPDDFLKVRMVGSQHDLVTAVTQLFQEGLIQIVIGTKSLLGEGWDAPCVNSLILASFVGSFMLSNQMRGRAIRVWPEDPNKTSNIWHLVSINLSLKKWYEKSDLEKEEIEAITDQLKEYSPDLELLERRMKQFLGLHYKEPFIESGIERLAFDNIRYTKKQLQKLNEETLERSTHRQELRDGWQKALPILENMEITNEVQVDKHFLPLALFFDARKLARWLTAAALTDAFANLFYYSHRGGGNKASLILLVVLAVLALLAWLRYYLYKSPYKRLEVFGQAIHQALLLFGHIQTQETRIQVVRDRKDAINTLIYLKGGTMREKELFSQTMIEFFVPIENQRYILKAQEKVSDQTEYFAVPSLFDKRKEDAQAFVEQIRKSIGKYDLVYTRSVEGRAILLDARIKALANKQERTFTKKQVMSNLK, encoded by the coding sequence ATGTTACAAGAACTAGCCTTTACAGGCCAATGGAGACACTATCAAAAACGCGTTCTCGATAAGAGCGACGCTTTTATGGCGGATGGCCACCTGCATTTGGTAGCAGCTCCTGGCTCTGGAAAAACAACCCTGGGAATCGAATTTATCAGACGCTTTGGTCAGCCAACCCTGATTTTGGCTCCTACAGTCACCATTCGTCAGCAATGGGTGGACCGGATTATCCAGGCATTCTTGAGTGATGAAAGCCAAGCGCAGCAACTGATCTCACAAGACTTAAAACATCCTAAGCTGATGACAGTGGCTACCTATCAGGCCCTACACAGCGCCATGAACCAAGTCGTCGGTCAATCACAAGCTGAGGATACCGATGACCAGGCAGAGATTGAAACATTTGATTTTAAAGGCTTTGATATCTTTACTACCTTCAAAGCCATCTCACTCGGGACCCTTTGTTTAGACGAGTGTCACCACTTACGCAATGAATGGTGGAAGAGCTTGGAAGCCTTTCGTCAAGCCTTCCCAGACTTAAAGATGATCTCCCTCACCGCTACCCCTCCCTATGAAGGGGATCCCGCCCTTTGGGATCGCTATATCCGCATGTGTGGTGAGATTGACGAGGAAATTACGGTTCCCGAATTGGTCAAGGAAGACACCCTTTGTCCTCACCAAGACTATGTCTACTTTGCCTTTCCAACCAAGGAAGAGCAAGAGCAATTGGATGCTTTTAGCCAACAAAAGAATGCTCTCTTGCAGCAACTGACTTCCGATCCCCTCTTTTGCCAATACCTCCAAAACTGCCAAGCCTTATCGGGTCAGATCAGCGATGATGAATTGCTCAATGAGCCCCAGTATCTCTCTGCTACCCTGATCTTTCTTCGAAGCAAAGGAATCGACTTCCCCAAACGTTTCCAGGACCTCTTAGGAGCCAAGAAACTACCTGCTTTCACCCTGGACTGGCTTGAAATTCTCCTGCAAGGTCTGCTCTTTCAGGTACCTCACTGGTACAATTTACCAGAGGAATACGAGAAGCAAGTTCTCCATGAACTAAAAGCAGCCAGCTTGATCGATCGAAAACAAGTCAAACTGGTCCGCAACAAAAAACAAGACCTTCTGCTCAACCAATCCCTCGGAAAACTCAATGCAGTTCGAGAAATTTTCAAGGCTGAATACCAGGCCCTTGGAAGCCAACTACGACAACTGATCTTAACAGACTATATTCGTCAAGATTTTGAAGTTCATCTAGGAGATAAGGACGCCCAATTTACTCAATTAGGAGTGCTCTCTTATTTCGAATCTATTCGCAGGGAAAGCTTAGAGCAAGCAACTCCTCCTGCCATCGCTGTCTTGACCGGTAGCATCGTCATCATCCCGACGGTCTCTAAGCCAAGACTAGAAGACCTTCTAGGAGGGAATCGACTGACTTACCAAAGTGTCGGCCAATTATCTCCTGATGACTTTCTCAAGGTTCGCATGGTTGGTTCTCAACATGATTTGGTGACAGCTGTGACCCAACTCTTTCAAGAAGGGCTTATTCAAATCGTCATTGGAACCAAGTCACTTCTCGGAGAAGGCTGGGATGCTCCTTGCGTCAATTCCCTGATCCTAGCGAGCTTTGTAGGGAGCTTTATGCTCAGTAACCAAATGCGAGGTCGCGCCATCCGAGTGTGGCCCGAAGATCCAAATAAGACCAGTAACATCTGGCACTTGGTCTCTATCAACCTTTCCCTAAAGAAATGGTATGAAAAGTCCGATCTTGAAAAAGAAGAGATCGAAGCTATCACTGATCAGTTGAAAGAATATAGTCCTGATCTGGAGCTCTTAGAAAGACGGATGAAGCAATTTTTAGGTCTCCACTACAAGGAACCCTTCATCGAATCCGGTATCGAACGTCTAGCCTTTGACAATATCCGCTATACCAAAAAACAGTTGCAAAAACTCAATGAAGAGACCTTAGAGCGCTCCACCCATCGTCAAGAACTCCGAGACGGCTGGCAAAAAGCTCTTCCGATTCTGGAGAATATGGAGATTACAAATGAGGTCCAAGTGGATAAACACTTCCTGCCTCTAGCCCTATTTTTTGACGCTAGAAAGCTGGCTCGTTGGCTGACGGCCGCCGCTTTGACTGATGCTTTCGCCAACCTTTTTTACTATTCACATAGAGGAGGAGGGAATAAAGCGTCTCTAATTCTTCTAGTCGTTTTAGCTGTTCTCGCTCTCCTTGCTTGGCTCCGCTACTATCTCTATAAGAGTCCTTATAAACGGTTAGAAGTCTTCGGCCAGGCTATTCACCAAGCCCTGCTCCTCTTTGGGCATATTCAAACCCAGGAGACCCGTATCCAAGTCGTACGAGACAGAAAGGATGCCATCAACACGCTGATCTATTTGAAGGGCGGAACCATGCGAGAGAAAGAACTTTTTTCGCAAACCATGATCGAGTTTTTCGTACCGATTGAAAATCAGCGCTATATCTTGAAAGCACAAGAAAAGGTATCCGATCAAACAGAATATTTCGCCGTACCAAGCCTCTTTGACAAACGAAAAGAGGATGCCCAAGCCTTTGTGGAACAAATCCGAAAGAGTATAGGCAAGTATGACCTCGTCTATACCCGAAGTGTCGAAGGTCGTGCCATTCTCCTAGATGCGCGCATCAAGGCCTTAGCTAACAAACAAGAGCGTACCTTCACCAAGAAACAAGTGATGTCCAATTTGAAATAA
- a CDS encoding zinc-binding dehydrogenase: MKKTVYTKAGQVGLVEVERPHIEAPDDVILRIVRTCVCGSDLWSYRNPDIEAGHQNSGHEAIGIVEEIGESITTVKPGDFVIAPFTHGCGECDACRAGYDGTCDRHIGTNWSDGVQAEYMRFEYANWALVKIPGQPSDYTEAMLKSFLTLADVMPTGYHAARVANVQKGDKVVVIGDGAVGQCAVIAAKMRGASQIVLMSRHQDRQQMALESGATAVVAERGEEGIAKVREILGGGADAALECVGTEAAVDQALGVLHNGGRMGFVGVPHYNNRALGSTFAQNISVAGGAASVTTYDKQVLLKAVLDGDINPGRVFTSSYKLEEINQAYKDMDERKTIKSMIVIE; the protein is encoded by the coding sequence ATGAAGAAAACAGTCTATACAAAAGCTGGGCAAGTGGGTCTAGTAGAAGTAGAACGTCCACACATTGAAGCGCCAGATGATGTCATTCTCCGCATCGTTCGCACCTGTGTCTGTGGATCCGATCTCTGGAGTTACCGTAATCCTGATATTGAAGCAGGTCATCAAAATAGTGGCCACGAAGCTATTGGGATCGTCGAAGAAATCGGTGAGTCCATTACAACGGTTAAGCCAGGAGACTTTGTCATTGCGCCTTTCACCCATGGTTGTGGGGAGTGTGATGCCTGTCGTGCTGGTTATGATGGGACTTGTGACCGTCATATCGGCACCAACTGGTCTGATGGGGTTCAAGCAGAGTACATGCGCTTCGAATACGCCAACTGGGCTCTTGTCAAAATTCCAGGGCAACCTTCTGATTATACAGAAGCTATGCTTAAATCCTTCTTGACGCTAGCAGATGTCATGCCGACGGGCTATCATGCAGCGCGAGTAGCTAATGTGCAAAAAGGCGACAAGGTTGTCGTTATCGGGGATGGGGCTGTTGGTCAATGTGCGGTTATCGCAGCCAAAATGCGTGGTGCATCGCAAATCGTCCTCATGAGTCGCCACCAAGACCGTCAACAAATGGCCTTGGAGTCAGGCGCGACAGCTGTTGTCGCTGAGCGTGGTGAAGAAGGGATTGCCAAGGTGCGAGAAATTCTCGGTGGTGGAGCAGATGCTGCTCTTGAATGTGTGGGTACTGAAGCAGCAGTTGATCAAGCTCTTGGTGTTCTTCACAATGGAGGACGCATGGGATTTGTCGGTGTGCCTCACTACAATAATCGCGCCCTTGGTTCTACCTTCGCCCAAAATATCTCAGTGGCAGGTGGAGCAGCCTCAGTTACTACTTATGATAAACAAGTTTTGTTAAAAGCAGTTCTTGACGGTGATATTAATCCAGGACGTGTCTTTACCTCAAGCTATAAACTGGAAGAGATTAATCAGGCTTATAAAGATATGGATGAACGCAAGACTATTAAGTCTATGATTGTGATAGAGTAA
- a CDS encoding cation diffusion facilitator family transporter, producing the protein MKTKHAVWIAFFLNLSYAIVEFIAGGIFGSSAVLADSVHDLGDAIAIGISAFLESISNREEDSRYTLGYKRFSLLGAMVTAVILMTGSVLVILENITKLFHPQPVNDEGILWLGIIAVSINVLASLVIRKGQTKNESILSLHFLEDTLGWVAVILMAIVLRFTDWYILDPLLSLAISIFILSKAIPRFWSTLKIFLDAVPEGVDIQQVKSDLEQLDHVASINQLNLWTMDGLEKNAIVHVCLEHVNHMEVCKEAIRTLLKDCGFQNVTIEVDEDLATHRAHKRKIEELEADQGHGHDHHH; encoded by the coding sequence ATGAAGACAAAACATGCGGTCTGGATCGCTTTTTTCTTGAATTTGAGTTATGCCATTGTTGAGTTTATTGCAGGAGGGATTTTTGGATCCAGCGCAGTCCTTGCGGATTCGGTCCATGACTTGGGAGATGCGATCGCTATTGGGATCTCCGCCTTTCTAGAGAGTATTTCCAATCGTGAAGAAGACAGCCGCTATACCTTGGGCTACAAGCGCTTTAGCCTTTTAGGGGCCATGGTAACGGCAGTGATTCTCATGACAGGGTCCGTTCTGGTTATTTTGGAAAATATAACGAAACTCTTTCACCCACAACCTGTCAACGATGAAGGCATCCTCTGGCTTGGAATCATAGCTGTCAGCATCAATGTGCTAGCGAGTCTCGTCATTCGCAAAGGACAAACCAAGAACGAATCCATTCTCAGCCTGCATTTTCTGGAAGATACCTTGGGTTGGGTGGCTGTTATCCTAATGGCCATTGTCCTCCGATTTACCGACTGGTATATCCTAGATCCGCTCTTATCTCTTGCCATTTCCATCTTTATTCTGTCAAAAGCCATTCCACGTTTTTGGAGCACGCTCAAGATTTTTCTGGATGCTGTGCCAGAAGGAGTAGATATTCAGCAAGTTAAGAGTGATTTGGAGCAGTTGGACCATGTGGCTAGTATCAATCAGCTAAACCTATGGACCATGGATGGTTTGGAAAAAAACGCCATTGTCCATGTTTGTCTAGAGCATGTCAACCACATGGAGGTTTGCAAAGAAGCGATTCGTACCTTGCTCAAAGATTGTGGCTTTCAAAACGTCACAATTGAGGTTGATGAAGACTTGGCAACCCACCGAGCCCATAAACGCAAGATCGAAGAACTGGAAGCTGATCAAGGTCATGGGCATGATCATCACCATTAA
- a CDS encoding TetR/AcrR family transcriptional regulator: protein MTAQDRRITKTRKAIYQAFLHLLNQKDYEAITVQEIIDLADVGRSTFYSHYESKELLLDELCQKLFHHLFERAEHLSPQDYLAHIFQHFKKNQDHVTSLLLSKNDYFIRQLRKELEHDVYPMVADELIKTHPTIPHSYLKHLVVTNFIETLSWWLKKGKSYTEQEVTQFYLEILKVGSN from the coding sequence ATGACAGCACAGGATCGTCGCATCACCAAAACTCGAAAAGCTATCTATCAGGCTTTCTTACACTTACTCAACCAAAAAGACTACGAGGCCATCACGGTTCAAGAAATCATAGACCTTGCTGATGTGGGGCGCTCGACCTTTTACAGCCATTACGAGAGTAAGGAGTTACTACTGGATGAACTCTGTCAAAAACTCTTTCACCATCTCTTTGAGCGTGCTGAACACCTCTCACCACAAGACTACCTGGCCCATATCTTTCAGCATTTCAAGAAAAATCAAGATCATGTGACCAGTCTCTTACTCTCTAAAAACGATTATTTTATCCGGCAACTGCGAAAAGAGCTAGAACATGATGTCTATCCAATGGTGGCTGATGAACTCATCAAGACCCATCCAACTATCCCTCATTCTTATCTCAAGCATCTGGTCGTTACCAACTTCATCGAAACCCTCAGCTGGTGGTTGAAAAAAGGCAAGTCCTACACCGAACAAGAAGTGACCCAGTTTTATTTGGAGATTTTAAAAGTGGGGTCGAACTAG
- a CDS encoding HXXEE domain-containing protein: MTSVQFYFLFPSLFMLHELEEIVWMPSFVKKISIQYPNNRILSYYTPFAFNAIVLEQFLILMTSLYLSYQFNNYSIYASIIIAYIYHVFGHLIQTIVLRKYVPGLLTGILTSLFALYNLKNEFPIKLYGYSLFTLLVIILNLVVSFMIIHKISHKK, from the coding sequence ATGACCAGCGTACAATTTTACTTTCTATTTCCATCACTCTTCATGCTTCACGAACTGGAAGAAATCGTTTGGATGCCATCCTTTGTCAAAAAAATATCAATCCAGTATCCAAACAATCGAATCCTATCTTATTACACTCCTTTTGCTTTCAATGCCATTGTCTTGGAGCAATTTCTGATCCTAATGACATCGCTATATCTTAGTTACCAGTTTAACAACTACAGCATTTACGCAAGCATCATAATCGCTTATATCTACCATGTGTTCGGACATCTGATTCAGACAATCGTCCTTCGAAAATATGTTCCTGGCTTGTTAACGGGCATTTTAACAAGTTTGTTTGCTCTTTACAATCTCAAAAATGAATTTCCAATTAAACTTTATGGTTACTCACTTTTTACCTTATTGGTTATTATTTTAAATCTTGTAGTATCATTTATGATTATTCATAAAATCAGTCATAAAAAATAG
- a CDS encoding AEC family transporter — protein sequence MDIFLRSISGILVILGVILVGFVIGEKGWFDDKSRGLLAKLVTQVALPCYMLYTITQRFTAADLLIMLPALRFPALSMVILLGIATAVARIFAVRQDRRGLFISMFFNSNTIFVGLPINQALFGDASIPYVLIYYMCNTTFFWTLGTYLIQRDGEGEAQFDLKTSLKKVFSPPLMGFLLGLVLVMLQIKLPAFLASDLQYLGNLTTPLSMIFIGLSVSHVGVKQLVLGKEQLLILLGRFLVAPLLMASIVYWVPLPSLMKQVFIIQSAMPVMTNAPVVARLYGADSDYAAVMVTETTLATMVVIPILMLLMA from the coding sequence ATGGACATCTTTTTGAGGAGCATATCGGGGATCCTCGTCATCCTGGGCGTGATTTTAGTGGGCTTTGTCATTGGTGAAAAAGGCTGGTTTGATGACAAGTCACGTGGCCTACTCGCTAAATTGGTCACTCAAGTTGCTCTTCCCTGCTATATGCTCTACACCATCACGCAGCGCTTCACAGCAGCGGATCTACTTATAATGTTGCCAGCCTTGCGGTTTCCTGCCCTGTCTATGGTCATTTTACTTGGCATCGCGACAGCAGTAGCAAGGATCTTTGCAGTGAGGCAGGACCGCCGTGGCCTCTTTATTTCCATGTTTTTTAATTCCAATACGATTTTTGTGGGGCTCCCCATCAACCAGGCCCTTTTCGGGGATGCCAGCATTCCCTATGTTTTGATCTATTACATGTGCAATACGACCTTTTTCTGGACCTTGGGGACCTATCTGATTCAGCGAGATGGTGAGGGAGAAGCTCAGTTTGATCTCAAAACCAGTCTGAAAAAAGTCTTTTCTCCGCCCCTTATGGGCTTTCTCTTGGGACTAGTCTTGGTGATGCTACAGATCAAGTTGCCAGCTTTTCTAGCCAGTGATTTACAGTACCTGGGCAATTTAACAACCCCCTTATCCATGATATTCATCGGTTTGTCAGTGTCTCATGTAGGTGTGAAGCAGTTGGTTCTGGGAAAAGAGCAACTATTGATTCTACTAGGTCGCTTTCTGGTTGCCCCTCTCTTGATGGCCTCCATCGTCTACTGGGTGCCTCTTCCAAGTTTGATGAAGCAGGTCTTTATCATCCAGTCCGCTATGCCTGTGATGACCAATGCGCCAGTTGTTGCCAGACTCTATGGAGCTGATAGTGACTATGCAGCCGTCATGGTGACAGAAACGACCCTTGCAACCATGGTGGTGATCCCTATTCTCATGCTGTTGATGGCTTAA
- a CDS encoding energy-coupling factor ABC transporter ATP-binding protein translates to MSTIELNHLTFTYPERSFSLDVEDKHFADPMVAIVGQNGAGKSTLFKLLTGLLTPQTGVIKIDGENFNDLKPVEKLLKVGITFQNPDDQLFNPTVQREVEWSVAQVMDDHDTITRRALAALKRVGLDDKTAESPYDLSLSERKLLSVATVLAVDPAIYLFDEPMMSLDWESRRKLTAIFHQLADSGHQVVTITHDMDWVAAEFESVYVMEHGKFGFAGSPRELFSDHELVQRVGLLPPRIMDIAESLGDSQTYLSVNDYYQKNRDV, encoded by the coding sequence ATGTCCACAATTGAACTGAACCACCTGACGTTCACTTATCCGGAACGGTCCTTTAGCTTGGATGTTGAAGACAAACACTTCGCCGATCCGATGGTGGCGATTGTTGGCCAAAATGGTGCCGGCAAATCAACGCTCTTCAAATTGTTGACGGGCTTGCTGACACCACAAACCGGTGTGATTAAGATCGATGGAGAAAATTTTAATGATCTTAAACCAGTCGAAAAGTTACTGAAGGTTGGGATTACTTTTCAGAATCCTGACGATCAGCTTTTCAACCCGACCGTTCAACGAGAGGTGGAGTGGAGTGTCGCGCAGGTCATGGATGACCACGACACGATTACGAGGCGGGCTTTAGCGGCCCTAAAAAGAGTTGGCTTGGATGATAAAACAGCTGAAAGTCCATATGACCTGTCATTGTCGGAACGCAAGCTGTTGAGCGTTGCCACAGTTTTGGCAGTGGATCCGGCGATTTATTTATTTGATGAGCCGATGATGTCGCTTGATTGGGAAAGCCGGCGCAAGTTAACCGCAATTTTCCATCAGTTGGCTGATTCGGGCCACCAAGTTGTGACCATCACCCATGACATGGATTGGGTCGCCGCCGAGTTTGAGTCGGTGTATGTTATGGAACACGGGAAGTTTGGCTTCGCCGGCAGTCCACGGGAATTGTTCAGCGATCACGAACTTGTCCAGCGAGTGGGATTACTACCACCGCGGATTATGGACATAGCGGAGTCGCTGGGTGATTCACAGACATATTTATCGGTTAATGATTATTACCAGAAAAATCGAGATGTATAG
- a CDS encoding ABC transporter ATP-binding protein, with the protein MDEDKRIVIENLTTRYPGTEQPQLRQINAEVHAGQVVGIIGNSHSGKSTLCRVLAGVIPKMVSAEIEGDWHMFGQRLSDNWPVYNAMNGVVLQNPAGQLSGLADTVADEIAFDLINQGMAEGLIQKRVEEVATQMGLIEQLNLRPESLSGGQSQRLAIATAIAANPAVLIMDDPTSQMDPLGRRQFFQWLAQVKETTVFIVTSEIDDLCEVADVVWVLHEGQMVAQGRPGEVFNHLAADWQIPAPTIQQLAQKMDWHLADGRYPVNDAELKEVFYVHN; encoded by the coding sequence ATGGACGAAGATAAACGGATTGTAATTGAAAATTTGACCACCCGTTATCCGGGTACTGAGCAACCACAACTGCGTCAGATTAACGCGGAGGTTCATGCCGGCCAGGTGGTTGGGATTATCGGGAATAGCCACTCCGGCAAATCGACTTTGTGCCGTGTGCTGGCAGGGGTCATTCCCAAAATGGTGTCTGCTGAGATTGAGGGCGACTGGCACATGTTTGGCCAGCGATTGTCCGACAATTGGCCCGTTTATAATGCCATGAATGGAGTTGTACTGCAAAATCCAGCTGGCCAACTAAGCGGGTTGGCAGACACGGTTGCCGATGAAATCGCCTTTGACTTGATTAATCAGGGAATGGCTGAAGGACTGATTCAAAAACGGGTTGAAGAAGTTGCAACGCAAATGGGGCTGATTGAACAGCTGAATTTGCGTCCCGAGAGCCTTTCCGGTGGTCAGAGCCAGCGGTTGGCAATTGCCACGGCGATTGCGGCTAACCCGGCTGTTTTGATTATGGATGATCCGACCAGTCAGATGGATCCCCTTGGCCGCCGACAATTTTTCCAATGGTTGGCCCAAGTCAAAGAGACGACTGTCTTCATTGTCACCAGTGAAATTGACGATTTGTGCGAAGTCGCCGACGTTGTGTGGGTGCTGCACGAGGGTCAAATGGTAGCCCAGGGCAGGCCGGGTGAGGTGTTTAATCATTTGGCAGCTGACTGGCAGATTCCAGCCCCGACAATCCAGCAACTTGCTCAAAAAATGGATTGGCACTTGGCTGATGGCCGGTATCCGGTGAATGACGCTGAACTGAAGGAGGTTTTTTATGTCCACAATTGA
- a CDS encoding energy-coupling factor transporter transmembrane component T — MTDQTLISGAPRVKLKWYQVIDPITKLLFIVDMTLLSFASMNLLLQAGLILVATLLLLFSKLSSTIFKALGFSLFLICTMLIIQGLFYSRNQTLLFSVLGVSFYKEGLIYATTLGCRVLVIILTSGFFMVTTSISENAAYLELSGLSYKTVYVLMSVCYILPEMMRNMRKIQQAQKVRGTNPQKTLIQKLKSVLPVLIPLVIKTLDQSMARSISLQLRGFDNPNRTVRTSQRVYRLSRTLHIGLTGLAILLIGWKIWTKINGL, encoded by the coding sequence ATGACTGATCAAACATTGATTTCTGGAGCGCCACGGGTCAAGCTCAAGTGGTACCAGGTGATCGATCCGATTACTAAGCTCTTGTTCATCGTGGACATGACGTTGTTGAGCTTTGCCAGTATGAATTTATTGCTTCAGGCCGGATTAATTCTTGTCGCAACACTGCTATTGTTATTTTCCAAATTGAGTTCTACCATCTTTAAGGCGCTGGGATTCAGCCTGTTTCTGATTTGCACCATGCTGATCATCCAAGGGTTATTTTACAGTCGGAATCAAACTTTGCTGTTTTCTGTGCTTGGGGTGTCGTTCTACAAAGAAGGCCTGATTTACGCCACCACTCTGGGTTGTCGAGTATTGGTGATTATTTTGACCAGTGGCTTTTTTATGGTGACCACGAGTATTTCAGAAAACGCGGCCTATTTGGAACTGTCCGGATTGTCTTATAAAACCGTCTACGTTCTGATGTCGGTGTGTTATATTTTGCCGGAAATGATGCGCAATATGCGGAAAATCCAGCAGGCACAAAAAGTTCGCGGAACCAATCCGCAAAAAACGTTGATTCAGAAATTAAAGTCAGTCCTGCCGGTTCTAATTCCATTGGTGATTAAGACCTTGGATCAATCGATGGCGCGGTCGATTTCTCTCCAACTGAGAGGTTTTGATAATCCCAACCGGACTGTCAGAACCTCCCAGCGCGTGTATCGCCTGTCGCGGACGCTGCACATTGGTCTGACTGGATTGGCAATTTTATTGATTGGGTGGAAGATATGGACGAAGATAAACGGATTGTAA